The nucleotide window aaaaggttggcgACCACCGTCCTAACGTATACCGAAAAGCCCCTGCTTGTGGTATTGATATTCATTACCTGAAATTGTAAAAGTACGGAGACAATGAACTCCATATTTCAATAGCCATACAATGAAAAGAATTGCAGAAATCAATGTAATTTCTGCAGATTACCAGTTCATACCCATCATGCATTGCTACCATCTTCGTGACTACCGAGTCAGTTGATTTACGTTAGCGCAAGGAGAAAGATGTCGCTGGAAAATCGCCGAAGGATGGAGGCTTTATTCACCGTAGCGCTTATCTTCTGCTCAGCTTTTACGTCAGGTATAAGAGATGGAAATCTTCTGATTATTTAGTTACTGATCTAGATGGTTTCTGGAAATGATCTCATGTAGATAACGTTGTTACTAGTAGCGAGTTCTCTGCTTCAAATTGATAGCTAGCTAAATACaggaaatagctagctagctagttactgttGAAGAAATGATAATCCGACTTGGAAAAACACTTCCAATCCTGTTGATAGAAACATAGTAAGCAATCATTTGTGGAAAGCCATGTTTTTCCCACTTTAAATATGGTGGTATAATGAGTAGATACTGCTTGTTAGGCCTAATTGCCCtaggatgctagctagctaacgtcaatTTGACAGCCAGCAACCCGCACCAGCTGGGAGTGGGACGACATAATCACCGGCTAACGTGAGCCATTTCCCGCTGTTTGACCCCTTTTGTCGTTATGAACAACAATATCTAGCCATCCATCGGTTCATTTTTAGCTGTCTTACTAACCAGACTCACAGGGGAGCAACTAGCCAGTTCAGTATCATGTGACAGACGGCATACCAACATCTGATTCACTTAACTTCCTCAAACATTATTCTGCTTTTCCAGTCACGAGACTTCGGCTAACTAGTTACTGTTGCCCGGCTCTGCCATCCATTAAACAGTGTAATTCGCTGTTTTTAATTAACAGTCAAGTGGGACCAAATAGCAACACTATACTGTCAGAACCGACCTAGATTAACCTCCATAGTCTTATGATATGGCTCGGTATGTGGCCCTGGTGTCCCATCCACACACAGTATGGAATGACCTTTGCTGTTTAGACGTTTTTGGAAGTTGTTTATAGATTTGTTCCTTCTGTTTTCCCTCAGGTGTTCAGGGGGACAGCCTCACCATATTGCAGGCCCCTGAGTATGTGTCCTTCCAAAAGGGAGACTGGCCGATATCAGGGGAAAAGATTCCAGATATGGTGGCTCTGACTATGGGCTTCTCCGTccaggaggtacacacacactaatccaATGTTTGTGCAGGTGTGCAAGCCTATTTTGTTGTAATATTATATACTAAAATCTTgtgtattgtgtctgtgtgtaggatCTCTCCTGGCCAGGCCTCCGGGCAGGTCCTTTGTTCCAGCGTCCCAGGGCCAACGTGCTGGTGGTGGTGAGGGGGGTGGACAGCCTGGCCCTGCCCCAGAGTGTGGCCTCTTACCCCCTGGAGAATGTGAGTGTGACCAGAGTTCCAGTCAGTAAGGTGGTGGTTGGGGAGCAGCAAAGTTGTGCGAGATTCCTTTTAATCAGATTTTTCACCGAAGCTATATTATTAATAACTTATCCCTTGTTCCCTCTCCTCCAGCCGGTGCCCTTCACCCTGGACAGTGTGGCTGAGACGGTTCACACTCTCTTTGCTGAGGACACTCCTGTGGTGCTCCAGCTGGCCCCTAGCGAGGAGGTACTGTATACACCAGCACATTATTGGATGAGCACCtgagtgtgtgtcactgtgttttATTATACAGAGGGTTGGTATGTGCAGGTCATGGTAAtgttatcctgtgtgtgtgtgtctgcagaggCTATACATGCTGGGAAAGGCCAACGCTGTGTTTGAGGACCTGCCTGTGACCCTGCAGCAGATTCGTGCTCGTCTCTCCCAGGATGGCTCTGTGCTCACCTCCCTGCCACTCAACTCCCTCAGCCGCAATGCTGAGGTACATGCATTAGTCTCGTCACGATACTaaccataccaggccaagtatcacgatAATGACTAGTATTGCAATACAACAGGGTAAAATATTCAGTGGCCTAGCGTCCTGTTTGCCCCGTCCCCCAACATGTATTCCTGTTTTCTAAACGTTATGTGCAAAACAAACTCACTGATATTAACACTGTTCGCTGTATAATAGAATACTGCGTAGAATGGCTGATTTGCTGATATTTCAAAGGCCTACCTGCGATTTGgctggaggaatgggaggaagGAATATACATACATAATGATCTGCTTTCATTGTAGCAGTAAGGGGGAAACACTGCATGAAGCAGTCTTTACTCTTCAGTtaacatacatacaaacacacactacctccctcacactctgtctccctcataaacacacacacactacctccctcacacactctgtctctctcataaacacacactctctctcccacaaACATACACACTGCTCCCAACTTTTAAAAAACGTGAGGCGCCaaacaaaatgtaatgagtaccaGAAAGAACAGTGTGATAGTTTAGGTTTACATTAGACCAGATGAATCCTACCTTTGAAGCACATCTCATGAGTAACAGACACTTTTCCTTTCTTCCTGTGCCAATCAAATTAGCCTTGACCTAGTgtcaagttaccaggttgttGTTGTTACCAGGTTGTTGTTGTTACCAGGTTGTTGTTGTTACCAGGTTGTTGTTGTTACCAGGTTGTTGTTGTTACCAGGTTGTTGTTGTTACCAGGTTCTTAActagctaggtaacatgactgaacaaagtTGTTTGTTATCAAAGCAATTAGCGGCCTGGGATTAGTTTAAAACGCCCCGCAAAATGGTTTGTGAAATTATATCAAATGTGCACAAAATCACGTGGAAAGAAAAAAAGGtagctctggtaatgagtcataTTCTTTCTCCTGTTTGAGCAAAGACAAGCTGTAAAGCTGCAAGCATGACTGTCACAAAGTTTTTCCTCTATGGCACTGCTGTGTGACAACAAACTTGTAAAGCCTATGACTGGCCTGTGCTGTTGGTTATACCAGGGATGAAATTATATACGGCGTATAAACTTTGCTTGCTCTGAGTGCTCTTCTAATGTATCAAATGTACAAATGTAACAACAGAAGACTTATCAGGGTCTGCATCATGGCGTTTTGATACCATATTTCCGTGGTACCGGTATACCATGCAACACTAACATGCGTAAATAGTGCTGGTTCTGTCTGTGTCCCTCGGTAAAAGTTAACAAGAATGGTAAGGGTTGACCACTTCAAATGTTGACCTCTGACTTTTCTCTCCCTATAGGCTGATCTGCTCTTCCTGTCTGAGGTCCAGGTTCTACATGACATCACTGCCCTGGTAAGACTCTGAATATATCATTTGTTGGGCACAGGGGCATTGGATCATTTAAATCTGAGCACAGCAGTGCCATCCCCAGAGCCTCACAGCATGTTCTGCTTATTCATTAGCGGCTAATGTTGGTAGTCTACCCCCTTCACACTCCTGTAGCTGCAGAGACACAGGCACCTGGCAAAGGACCACTCCCCTGACCTATACTCCCTGGAGCTGTCTGGCCTGGAGGAGCTGGGCCGTCGCTACGGACAGGACTCCTCTCAGTACCAAGACGCCACTGCCATTCTGGCCAATGTCCTACAGAAGGTAAGCACAAGGGGGAATGCCCATACTCtgtattagaggttgaccgattatgatttttttcaacgccgataccgatttattggaggaccaaaaaaagcctataccgattaatcgtccgattttatttgtaataatgacaattacaacaatactgaatgaacacttcttttaacttaatataatacatcaataaaatcaatttagcctcaaataaataatgaaacatgttcaatttggtttaaataatgcaaaaacaaagtgttggagaagaaagtaaaagtgcaatatgtgccatgtaaaaaagctaacgtttaagttccttgctcagaacatgagaacatatgaaagctggtggttcgtTTGAAcatgtcttcaatattcccaggtaagaagttttaggttgtagttataggaattataggactatttctctctataccatttggatttcatatacctttgactattggatgttcttattggcacttttagtattgccagtgtaacagtatagcttccgtccctctcttcgctcctacctgggctcaaaccaggaacacatcgacaacagccaccctcgaagcagcgttaaccatgcagagcaaggggccaaccactcccaagtctcagagcgagtgacgtttgaaacgctattagcacgcacccgcaaactagctagccatttcacatcggttacaccagcctaatcttgggagttgataggcttgaagtcataaacagcgcaatgcttgaagaattgcgaagagctgctggcaaaacgcacaaagttgctgtttgaatgaatgcttacgagcctgctgctgcctaccatctcTGTCAGACTgatctatcaaatatcaaatcatagacttaattataacataataacatacagaaatacgagcctttgctcattaatatggtcgaatctggaaactatcatttcgaaacgtttatttcagtgaaatacggaaccgttccgtattttatctaacgggtggcatccctaagtctaaatattcctgttacattgcacaaccttcaatgttatgtcataattatgtacaattctggcaaattaattacggcctttaaagaaaggcattgatgtttacggttaggtacattggtgcaacgacagtgcttttttcgcaaatgagcttgttaaatcatcacccgtttgtcgaagtaggctgtgattcgatgagaaattaacaggcaccgcatcgattatatgcaacgcaggacacgttagataactacacatggttgatgatattactagtttaactagtgattatgttaagattgatagttttttataagataagtttaatgctagctagcaacttaccttggcttcttgctgccctcacgtaacaggtagtcagcctgccatgcaggctcctcatggagtgcaatgtaaggcaagtggttagagcgttggactagtaaccggaaggttgcaaaaacgaatccccccagaacaaggcagttaacccccattcctaggccgtcattgaaaataagaatgcgttcttaatctgacttgcctagttgaataaaggtgtaaaaaaatatatatatatttatatatataattcaaataataatcggcaaatcggtggccagaAATACCGATTGttctgaaaacttgaaatcggtcctaattatcggccattccgattaatcggtcgacctctactctgtaTTCATAACATGTCTTAGTGGTGTGACTTACTCCTAAATGGCCAAGTACAGAAGGCAATGGTTTATGGTTGTAAAATCTATTTAtgtttactgaacaaaaatataaacgcaatatgtaaagtgttggtttcatgagctgaaataagagcCCTGAAAttttgcatccctgttagtgtgcatttctccttttccaagataatccaaaaatgtgcagttttctctcacagcaacacaatgccacagattggcatgctgactgcaggaatgtccaccggagctgttgccagagacttGAATGTTCattgctctaccataagccacctccaacttcattttagagtatttggcagtacgtccaaccggcctcacaaccacagaccacgtgtaaccaccccagcccaggacctccacatccagcttcttcacctgcgggattgtctgagaccagtcacctggacagctgttgaaactgtgggtttgcacaaccaaagaatttctgcataaactgtcagaaaccgtctcagggaagctcatctgtgtgctcgtcatcctcaccagggtcttgacccg belongs to Salmo trutta chromosome 20, fSalTru1.1, whole genome shotgun sequence and includes:
- the LOC115156323 gene encoding renin receptor; its protein translation is MSLENRRRMEALFTVALIFCSAFTSGVQGDSLTILQAPEYVSFQKGDWPISGEKIPDMVALTMGFSVQEDLSWPGLRAGPLFQRPRANVLVVVRGVDSLALPQSVASYPLENPVPFTLDSVAETVHTLFAEDTPVVLQLAPSEERLYMLGKANAVFEDLPVTLQQIRARLSQDGSVLTSLPLNSLSRNAEADLLFLSEVQVLHDITALLQRHRHLAKDHSPDLYSLELSGLEELGRRYGQDSSQYQDATAILANVLQKFGEDLFGLYGDSAVVEVVTVKKFEAPLTRKSRSILESKQISNPGSPYNLAYKYNFEYAVIFNIVLWLMIILALAVIVISYNLWNMDPGYDSIIYRMTNQKIRLD